CTTATATAGGGCATTTCCATGGGCTCGATGCGCTTGTGCTGCTGATAATCCCACCACCACCGTTTTTTTCTCTGGTTCCCAATCCCCCCCAGAGGCCTGGTCTGGTGGTCCAGTCCGTTCCTCTTATCCAGCGCCGGTACGGGTATTTCACGCTGCCACAGCGCATATGTGGGGGTGGAACTACGGGTACCTGCGGGAACCTGCGGGAATTACTGAGTTCTTGCGGGCCCTGAACATGCCGAGTCCCTCAGCCTGTTCTGTCTGTTCTGCCTGTTCTGCCTGTTCTGCCTGTGTGAATCATGTGAGATGACTTACCAGTTCAAGGGTAGAGTCAGAACTGTGGCTTCTTGGACTTGTCCGAATAATCAAGAGCCACAGTTTTTGCACTTTAAATGGACCAAAGCAAAAAGGCTTTGTCTCAACGCTTGTCTCAACGCTTGTCTCAACGCTTTCACGCCTTTTTTCCTCTGCATTACGCTGCTGGAAAAGATGGTGCCACAGTTCTGGTGGATCGGTTCCCACGGCCCTGTGAGAACAAAGGCGTGGGCgtgggggagggggggaGCTGACTTCTCCCTGActtctcttctcttcttgtcTCTTCTCTCTTCTCTCTAGTGCATCCACCAGTCCCCGGTTTTGGTATTTTGTACGTATATGCACGATATATCGTTGGAGGGTATATAGCTATGCACGCACTAAGTCATATTTTCAGTCACATGTAGGTGAGCGACAAAGTGCTAGCGTTTACTATGGATATGGGCTCTACAAGACGTGCTGAGAAACGGGCAATAAGGCTTGATGCTAGAAAAAAGTATACATATGTAATGTTACAGATTCCCACAGGTAGTGGTAGTTCGAATATGCAATACGGATCTTGGCAACCTTGTAAGATCAATGATATAGcacaaaatataacaagtagaaaaagaaaagaaaacagtaTAATAGTCGTGACTTTCTATGCAGATTCAGTATGAGAAAGggaaagataaaaaaaaaagagggaCTTGGAATGTTAAACTTAGAATACGTCTTTAGAGTTACTGGTTGGAGTATGGATTCGTAGCTGTGTTGGATGGTGGCATGAACTGCGAAAAACCGCCTTTCACCTTGGCTCTCTGCTTGCCACCTGGAGCTTGACCCTGGCCCCATTGGGGCATGGGTCCACGGCCCATGGCGCTCTGAACACCCGTTGGCATGCCGCCATTAGGCATAGGATACTGTGGGCTGCCGAACCCTGGTCTCTGATTGTACCCATACCCACCCATTTGGTTTGGTGGGGCATTGTTGTAGCCATACGGAGGCATGGGCATGTTCTGTGGGTGGCCACCCATGGGTCTTTGCATAGGCATGTTCTGTGGATAAGGTGGCTGCTGAGGTGGGTAGCCTTGTCCAGGCATGTTTGGAGACCCAGGCGACATACGCATCTGGTTGGTACCAGGGCCAGGTGGGGGGCGCATGTTGTGCTGTTGCGGATTCATAGGACTTTGCTGACCAATTACTGGTGAGGAAGAATTTCCTCTCACGTTAGGTGAACCACTGTTGAATTGTTCTCTCGCAGGTGGTCTGTACATTTGCTGTGGATTGGGACCATTTGCATATCCCATCTTGTTATTAGGGCTAACATAACTGCCACTTGGTGCGCCTGTCCTTACGCCTTGTGGCGGCGGTGTATGCATATTTGGTCTGGTATTGGCATATCCTGGCTTAACAGGTGCACTATTCCCAAGATCATTACTTGGTCTTTGCACGCTTTGTGATGGGTATCCTGCTTGTTTGTTAGGTACGATATTCTTTGGTTTATCATAAGGATTGACGGGTAGATTTGTATTTTCCATCGCATTGAGATGATTATTTGAAGTCTTTTCCTGTTTGGTTGGGGTATCGCCTCCCTCAGCAGGGTATGGTAGTGGATTGTTTCCAATCTTTGGACTAACTAGTTCACCTTTGAATTTTGAACTGTAAGGATTGTTGAAATCGCCATATGCATCATTGTGACCTATCGACATCGCTTCATCCTGGACCAAGTAATCAGGATCAAAAAGATTAGATTCGTCTGGGCCATCCTGAATTGGTAGTGTACCGCTAGACCCGAAATTTCCTTTCATTACTTTCTGCGGATGTTCAAATCCAAACTCGTTTATACTCCTTGCCATTTCACTAATTTCATCAGAGCTAGCATCATTTTCACCTCTCTGCCTTGGATTGGCATCATTGAAACGACGATCTAACTTATTGTAGTTCCTGCCTTGGACTTCATTGCCTGTCATGTGTTCGAGCTCATCGTCAGAATATTTCTCAATTAGTGAGGCTAAGTCAGAAGCAACGGACAGTTTTTTGGAATCATCTTGCTTGACAGTTAGATGGTCCTTGCCATATGCGTTGAAGTTCGAATCGACAATATTTAAATCTCTTGGTTTGCCACTCTTGTTCGTGTCTCTAGCATTATTAATATGCTGTGCTGGTACAGAAGGTTGGAAGTTTCTCTGGTTTTGATTATTTGGAAGAGGTGGAATTGTGGGTACATAGTTCGCAGGCTTTGCTTGTGATGATGCTTTTTCTGAAACGATGCGACGTTGGTTAGAGCCTTTTGATGGTGAGCCCCTACTCCTGTCTTTGGAATTTGTTAAGCTTTCAGATGAATTTGAAGCAGAGCCCGGTTTACCAGACATTAATGGCTGTGATACTGATCTAGGTGAAGCAATTGACTTACTAGTGTCAAATAGATCGTTTGATCCAAGCAAAGGTGACCCTAAGAAAGTAGAAGCTTCTACAATTGATCCACAACCGGAAGAACCTTCATTTAACTTTCTTTGTAATACCCCTCTTATTTGGTTCCACCACTCTCTATTATCCCAACCTATGGAGCTCATTGAACTAGACAGTTGAATCAGATCTGAAACTTCTAAGTAATAAATATGCGGTAGAACAGGTAATGCAAAAATAAGGGAGTCTTGGTCCCGCTTATCCGCTTTAAGCTTTTTAGGTCTACCATATAATTTAAATGCATTGAATGCTGGTAATAAAAACCTAATGACAGTATCATAGCCTGGAACAGCATTATGCTTCTCAGGCATTATAAATACCGTAGTATCTTGCGGATCCTCCTTTTTATTGAAGCTTATTTTTCCTTCTAATTTAATGATCGTAGAATCATCTATCAGTTGTACTGCTGAAGGATAAATAGCATATAAAAACTCTGCAGAGATAACTTTCGCCATAGAGTTTGacttctttattttcttaTCACTCTCATAGAAATTTATTTCTCCAAGTgagtttttctttgtagGTTGAGAAATAACGGCATAACATCTTTTCCAGGGCATACCTGCGCCAAATCTGACGCTAACCCAATCTTCATAATCATACTTCACATCAGCTAGCAGCACCTTTATATCGCTAAGTTTCGCACCTCTACTGGAAAGAAACGCACCTGTATAAGCCATTTGTAATGAAGCACACTCGTAAAGAGATAATCTTAGCGCAGCATGCCATTCATTAAACGAATCCTTATTACTAAATTGTAAGAAATACCTGTTCTTTAACGTTGAAGATACAATAAGAACATTTTCTAGCTTCTTGCCAGATTCCGTGACTGCTCTATCACCAGCACCTAAAGGCTTTATAGTAGAATCTGTAAAGTTTATGTACGTGGGCTTTGATACAGCTTCTTTTAGTTTAGCAGAGACTTTATTTACATCCAACCTCTCAGCTTGGTTGAGTTCTGCTAATTCTTGAGCGTCCCATAGCGCTAATTGCGTACCTATAAGCACCGCGTATACTTCTTTCCATTTACGGCCACCAACAGAACCATCACCTTTTAGATCTtgtaaaaataataatacacCTTCATGATATCTTCTGTGAGTATGCGCTGTTAATAGCGTTAAAATAGGCACCAGTTCTGGAGAAACGGCTGATTTAGAGGTCAAATTATCTTGGTTGAATGTGCCTGACGTTTTTAAAATTGACTTGCCTATATTGGGACTATTGATTGGCGATTTTGGCAGCCCATCCGGTGACTTTGAACCAGAAAAAATTCTCTTCATTATGTATAGTCAATGTCAATTTCAGGATAGTTGtattaaaaatttttcCTCTAGTTATATTTATAGTGTCGTTACTCTTTtgtaatatattcaaagttgttgttgttattttttaGCCTGTTATTATCGCGATTTCATCGATTTTTGCTATCTTTCTTAGTTGGAATAGAATAGTAGACGTAGAAAtctaaaatataatgactGCACTGGGGTAAATGCTTTTGggatataaatatatatattgttcCTTTATTGTATATCGCTAAGATAGATATTAACAAGTCTCTATATTTACTTTGGTTTCTCCTCTTTAATTATCAACTTTCTTGAGTGCACATCAAAAATAAgttaagaagaaaaatctTTGCTGGTAAAGAGAGACTTTGACTCCGCAATAAGGTGTCCTAGTGAGTACACCAAGTATTGCAGAGATAGAAAGCAAGGGCACGAAAATTTATCTTAGCTTTTATCTCAGCTTCCACTGTTATTTCAGAGATTCACATTACTGGAATACTTCGGTTCACAGCAAATATTTAGTCCTACATTGATATCTGAGAGAATTAGTGTCAATAAAGGACTTTGTACAACACCAGAAGCAATGAAGGGCAACTTCTCACCCAGAGGTAAGTGAAGTCAAGTAGCAAGTTTTTCAACATGAAGGAACAACAAGTCGAAGAAAAGATGGACGACGATAAAGGCTTTGTGAACATCATCTCATCCCATACCACTCACACGGtttgaaattttaatgCTGGTGAGCTAAGCCAGCATATCGTCATGTCCCAACTGCTTCTTTAGTTTGACTGTAAATAATTCCGCATCTGTGTTGAGAGCTACTGTGATCTGCAACTTTTATCACTCAAACGAGAGTTCTTTTGTTTACGTTTTTCCTGTGGTATCGCATCGTCTCCAGGACAGCAATAGAGCCATTGGGATTTGTGTTAACCAAATTCCAATTAATGCTAGGGGAACATACAATTCATTCAATGCGGTCTTGCGGGCTATGTTCACAATTTTTTCTACTTGGTCGAACATGTGGGATTCATTCGATGATGGTAACATTTTCGTGTGGCCAGCAATGTTAATGAGCTCTGTTGTGTTGATTCTAGGTAGCTTTATATGGGCTTCATTGTTTATCCAAGTCATTGCATTCTCGACAGATATTAACTTCCGCAATATTGCACATCCCACAACCGTTTTCATGGGTTTATACAATGGCGTATTGTTAAAGCTGGACGCTAAAATGTATTCAA
The Nakaseomyces glabratus chromosome J, complete sequence genome window above contains:
- the CAF120 gene encoding Caf120p (CAGL0J08349g~Ortholog(s) have role in regulation of transcription from RNA polymerase II promoter), with protein sequence MKRIFSGSKSPDGLPKSPINSPNIGKSILKTSGTFNQDNLTSKSAVSPELVPILTLLTAHTHRRYHEGVLLFLQDLKGDGSVGGRKWKEVYAVLIGTQLALWDAQELAELNQAERLDVNKVSAKLKEAVSKPTYINFTDSTIKPLGAGDRAVTESGKKLENVLIVSSTLKNRYFLQFSNKDSFNEWHAALRLSLYECASLQMAYTGAFLSSRGAKLSDIKVLLADVKYDYEDWVSVRFGAGMPWKRCYAVISQPTKKNSLGEINFYESDKKIKKSNSMAKVISAEFLYAIYPSAVQLIDDSTIIKLEGKISFNKKEDPQDTTVFIMPEKHNAVPGYDTVIRFLLPAFNAFKLYGRPKKLKADKRDQDSLIFALPVLPHIYYLEVSDLIQLSSSMSSIGWDNREWWNQIRGVLQRKLNEGSSGCGSIVEASTFLGSPLLGSNDLFDTSKSIASPRSVSQPLMSGKPGSASNSSESLTNSKDRSRGSPSKGSNQRRIVSEKASSQAKPANYVPTIPPLPNNQNQRNFQPSVPAQHINNARDTNKSGKPRDLNIVDSNFNAYGKDHLTVKQDDSKKLSVASDLASLIEKYSDDELEHMTGNEVQGRNYNKLDRRFNDANPRQRGENDASSDEISEMARSINEFGFEHPQKVMKGNFGSSGTLPIQDGPDESNLFDPDYLVQDEAMSIGHNDAYGDFNNPYSSKFKGELVSPKIGNNPLPYPAEGGDTPTKQEKTSNNHLNAMENTNLPVNPYDKPKNIVPNKQAGYPSQSVQRPSNDLGNSAPVKPGYANTRPNMHTPPPQGVRTGAPSGSYVSPNNKMGYANGPNPQQMYRPPAREQFNSGSPNVRGNSSSPVIGQQSPMNPQQHNMRPPPGPGTNQMRMSPGSPNMPGQGYPPQQPPYPQNMPMQRPMGGHPQNMPMPPYGYNNAPPNQMGGYGYNQRPGFGSPQYPMPNGGMPTGVQSAMGRGPMPQWGQGQAPGGKQRAKVKGGFSQFMPPSNTATNPYSNQ